A window of Clostridium sp. 'White wine YQ' contains these coding sequences:
- the serS gene encoding serine--tRNA ligase, which produces MLDLKFVRENPEIVKQNIKNKFQESKLGLVDEVIALDIELRNAKQEAEALRADRNKISKQIGGLMAQGKREEAEELKKKVNAESEHLAELATKESELDKKVKEIMMVIPNIIDPSVPIGKDDSENVELEKFGEPKVPEFEIPYHTEIMEKLSGIDLDSARKVAGSGFYYLMGNIARLHSAVISYARDFMIDRGFTYCIPPFMIRSEVVTGVMSFAEMDAMMYKIEGEDLYLIGTSEHSMIGKYIDTILPESSLPHTLTSYSPCFRKEKGAHGIEERGVYRIHQFEKQEMIVVCKPEDSMKWYDKLWKDTVDLFRSLDIPVRTLECCSGDLADLKVKSVDVEAWSPRQKKYFEVGSCSNLGDAQARRLKIRVDGDNGKYFAHTLNNTVVAPPRMLIAFLENNLNEDGSVNIPVALQPYMGGMTVIK; this is translated from the coding sequence ATGTTAGATTTAAAATTTGTAAGAGAAAATCCAGAGATAGTAAAGCAAAATATAAAAAATAAATTCCAAGAGAGTAAACTTGGATTAGTTGATGAAGTAATTGCTTTAGATATTGAGCTTAGAAATGCAAAGCAAGAGGCAGAGGCATTAAGAGCTGATAGAAACAAGATTTCTAAGCAGATTGGCGGATTAATGGCACAAGGTAAGAGAGAGGAAGCAGAAGAACTTAAGAAGAAAGTTAATGCTGAATCTGAACACTTAGCTGAACTTGCAACGAAAGAAAGTGAATTAGATAAAAAAGTTAAAGAGATTATGATGGTAATACCAAACATAATCGATCCAAGTGTTCCAATAGGAAAAGATGATAGTGAAAATGTAGAATTAGAAAAGTTTGGAGAGCCAAAGGTACCAGAATTTGAAATTCCATACCATACTGAAATTATGGAAAAGTTAAGTGGAATAGACTTAGACAGTGCAAGAAAGGTTGCTGGAAGCGGATTCTATTACTTAATGGGTAATATAGCAAGACTTCACTCAGCAGTAATTTCTTACGCAAGAGATTTTATGATAGATAGAGGATTCACATATTGTATACCACCTTTCATGATTAGAAGCGAAGTTGTAACTGGTGTTATGAGTTTTGCTGAAATGGATGCAATGATGTATAAGATTGAAGGAGAAGATTTATATTTAATCGGTACTAGTGAGCATTCAATGATAGGTAAATATATCGATACAATATTACCAGAAAGTTCATTACCTCATACTTTAACTAGTTATTCTCCTTGCTTTAGAAAAGAAAAAGGAGCACATGGTATAGAAGAAAGAGGAGTATATAGAATTCACCAATTTGAAAAACAAGAAATGATTGTTGTATGTAAACCAGAAGACAGCATGAAGTGGTATGATAAGCTATGGAAGGATACAGTAGATTTATTCCGTTCATTAGATATACCAGTTAGAACTTTAGAATGTTGTTCAGGGGATTTAGCAGACTTAAAGGTTAAATCAGTTGACGTAGAAGCTTGGTCTCCAAGACAAAAGAAATATTTTGAAGTAGGAAGTTGTTCAAACTTAGGTGATGCTCAAGCACGTAGATTAAAAATACGTGTAGATGGTGATAATGGTAAGTACTTTGCACACACATTAAATAATACAGTAGTTGCTCCACCAAGAATGCTTATAGCTTTCTTAGAAAATAACTTAAATGAAGATGGCTCAGTAAACATTCCAGTTGCATTACAACCATATATGGGTGGAATGACTGTAATTAAATAA